From one Desmodus rotundus isolate HL8 chromosome X, HLdesRot8A.1, whole genome shotgun sequence genomic stretch:
- the LAMP2 gene encoding lysosome-associated membrane glycoprotein 2 isoform X1, with the protein MVCFRLSPAPGSGLLLLCLVLGAVSSYALELNLTNSEKATCLYAKWQMNFTIRYETTSKNYKTVAISDLVNATYNGSVCGDDQHGPRIEVQFGSGFSWTVNFTKQVSTYSIESISFSYDTKDNTTFPDAKEKGVFTVYELVTFRIPLDDIFRCNSVLTLEKHDVGQRYWDVHVQAFVQNGTVSTKEFLCDKDKTSTTVVPIVPTTLPSPTTTPTPKEKPETGSYSVKNGNDTCLLATMGLQLNITQDKVTSIININPNTTDFTGSCHSQTAVLRLNSSNIKYLDFVFAVKNENRFYLKEVNVSMYLVNGSVFSFGNNNLSYWDAPLGSSYMCRKEQTVSVSEAFQINTFDLRVQPFNVIKGKYSTAEECSADSDLNFLIPVAVGVALGFLIIVVFISYMIGRRKSRTGYQSV; encoded by the exons ATGGTGTGCTTCCGCCTCTCCCCGGCGCCCGGCTCGGGGCTCCTTCTGCTCTGTCTCGTCCTGG GAGCTGTCTCATCTTATGCATTAGAACTTAATTTGACAAATTCAGAAAAAGCTACTTGCCTTTATGCAAAATGGCAGATGAATTTCACAATACGCTATGAGACTACAAGCAAAAATTAT aaaaccgTAGCCATTTCAGACCTTGTCAACGCAACATACAATGGAAGCGTCTGTGGGGATGATCAGCATGGTCCCAGAATTGAGGTGCAATTTGGATCTGGTTTCTCCTGGACTGTGAATTTCACAAAGCAGGTGTCTACTTACTCAATTGAAAGCATCTCATTTTCCTATGACACGAAAGATAACACAACATTTCCCGATGCTAAAGAGAAAG GAGTGTTCACTGTTTATGAACTTGTGACATTCAGAATCCCATTGGATGACATCTTCAGATGCAATAGTGTATTGACCTTAGAAAAGCATGATGTTGGCCAGCGCTATTGGGATGTTCATGTGCAAGCTTTTGTCCAAAATGGCACAGTGAGCACAAAAG AGTTTCTGTGTGATAAAGATAAAACTTCAACCACTGTGGTGCCCATTGTTCCCACCACTTTGCCATCTCCTACTACAACACCTACTCCAAAGGAAAAACCAGAGACTGGATCCTATTCGGTTAAAAATGGCAATGACACTTGTCTTCTGGCTACAATGGGGCTGCAGCTGAACATAACCCAAGATAAG GTCACTTCAATTATTAACATCAACCCCAATACAACGGACTTCACTGGCAGCTGCCATTCTCAGACCGCTGTACTTAGGCTGAACAGCAGCAACATTAAGTATCTTGACTTTGTCTTTGCTGTG aaaaatgaaaaccgaTTCTATTTGAAGGAAGTGAATGTCAGCATGTATTTGGTTAATGGATCTG ttttcAGCTTTGGAAATAACAATCTCAGCTACTGGGATGCCCCCCTGGGAAGTTCTTACATGTGCAGGAAAGAGCAGACGGTTTCAGTGTCTGAAGCATTTCAGATAAATACCTTTGATCTAAGGGTTCAGCCTTTCAATGTAATAAAAGGAAAGTATTCTACAG CTGAAGAATGTTCTGCAGACTCTGACCTCAACTTTCTTATTCCTGTTGCAGTGGGTGTGGCCTTGGGCTTCCTTATAATTGTTGTCTTTATCTCTTACATGATTGGAAGAAGGAAAAGTCGAACTGGGTATCAGTCTGTGTAG
- the LAMP2 gene encoding lysosome-associated membrane glycoprotein 2 isoform X2, with protein sequence MVCFRLSPAPGSGLLLLCLVLGAVSSYALELNLTNSEKATCLYAKWQMNFTIRYETTSKNYKTVAISDLVNATYNGSVCGDDQHGPRIEVQFGSGFSWTVNFTKQVSTYSIESISFSYDTKDNTTFPDAKEKGVFTVYELVTFRIPLDDIFRCNSVLTLEKHDVGQRYWDVHVQAFVQNGTVSTKEFLCDKDKTSTTVVPIVPTTLPSPTTTPTPKEKPETGSYSVKNGNDTCLLATMGLQLNITQDKVTSIININPNTTDFTGSCHSQTAVLRLNSSNIKYLDFVFAVKNENRFYLKEVNVSMYLVNGSVFSFGNNNLSYWDAPLGSSYMCRKEQTVSVSEAFQINTFDLRVQPFNVIKGKYSTAQDCSADDDNFLVPIAVGAALAGVLILVLLAYFIGLKRHHTGYEQF encoded by the exons ATGGTGTGCTTCCGCCTCTCCCCGGCGCCCGGCTCGGGGCTCCTTCTGCTCTGTCTCGTCCTGG GAGCTGTCTCATCTTATGCATTAGAACTTAATTTGACAAATTCAGAAAAAGCTACTTGCCTTTATGCAAAATGGCAGATGAATTTCACAATACGCTATGAGACTACAAGCAAAAATTAT aaaaccgTAGCCATTTCAGACCTTGTCAACGCAACATACAATGGAAGCGTCTGTGGGGATGATCAGCATGGTCCCAGAATTGAGGTGCAATTTGGATCTGGTTTCTCCTGGACTGTGAATTTCACAAAGCAGGTGTCTACTTACTCAATTGAAAGCATCTCATTTTCCTATGACACGAAAGATAACACAACATTTCCCGATGCTAAAGAGAAAG GAGTGTTCACTGTTTATGAACTTGTGACATTCAGAATCCCATTGGATGACATCTTCAGATGCAATAGTGTATTGACCTTAGAAAAGCATGATGTTGGCCAGCGCTATTGGGATGTTCATGTGCAAGCTTTTGTCCAAAATGGCACAGTGAGCACAAAAG AGTTTCTGTGTGATAAAGATAAAACTTCAACCACTGTGGTGCCCATTGTTCCCACCACTTTGCCATCTCCTACTACAACACCTACTCCAAAGGAAAAACCAGAGACTGGATCCTATTCGGTTAAAAATGGCAATGACACTTGTCTTCTGGCTACAATGGGGCTGCAGCTGAACATAACCCAAGATAAG GTCACTTCAATTATTAACATCAACCCCAATACAACGGACTTCACTGGCAGCTGCCATTCTCAGACCGCTGTACTTAGGCTGAACAGCAGCAACATTAAGTATCTTGACTTTGTCTTTGCTGTG aaaaatgaaaaccgaTTCTATTTGAAGGAAGTGAATGTCAGCATGTATTTGGTTAATGGATCTG ttttcAGCTTTGGAAATAACAATCTCAGCTACTGGGATGCCCCCCTGGGAAGTTCTTACATGTGCAGGAAAGAGCAGACGGTTTCAGTGTCTGAAGCATTTCAGATAAATACCTTTGATCTAAGGGTTCAGCCTTTCAATGTAATAAAAGGAAAGTATTCTACAG CTCAAGACTGCAGTGCAGATGACGACAACTTCCTTGTGCCCATAGCGGTGGGAGCAGCGTTGGCAGGAGTACTTATTCTAGTGTTGCTGGCTTACTTTATTGGTCTCAAGCGCCATCACACTGGATATGAGCAGTTTTAG
- the LAMP2 gene encoding lysosome-associated membrane glycoprotein 2 isoform X3 has product MVCFRLSPAPGSGLLLLCLVLGAVSSYALELNLTNSEKATCLYAKWQMNFTIRYETTSKNYKTVAISDLVNATYNGSVCGDDQHGPRIEVQFGSGFSWTVNFTKQVSTYSIESISFSYDTKDNTTFPDAKEKGVFTVYELVTFRIPLDDIFRCNSVLTLEKHDVGQRYWDVHVQAFVQNGTVSTKEFLCDKDKTSTTVVPIVPTTLPSPTTTPTPKEKPETGSYSVKNGNDTCLLATMGLQLNITQDKVTSIININPNTTDFTGSCHSQTAVLRLNSSNIKYLDFVFAVKNENRFYLKEVNVSMYLVNGSVFSFGNNNLSYWDAPLGSSYMCRKEQTVSVSEAFQINTFDLRVQPFNVIKGKYSTAQECSLDDDTILIPIVVGAGLSGLIIVIVIAYLIGRRKSYAGYQTL; this is encoded by the exons ATGGTGTGCTTCCGCCTCTCCCCGGCGCCCGGCTCGGGGCTCCTTCTGCTCTGTCTCGTCCTGG GAGCTGTCTCATCTTATGCATTAGAACTTAATTTGACAAATTCAGAAAAAGCTACTTGCCTTTATGCAAAATGGCAGATGAATTTCACAATACGCTATGAGACTACAAGCAAAAATTAT aaaaccgTAGCCATTTCAGACCTTGTCAACGCAACATACAATGGAAGCGTCTGTGGGGATGATCAGCATGGTCCCAGAATTGAGGTGCAATTTGGATCTGGTTTCTCCTGGACTGTGAATTTCACAAAGCAGGTGTCTACTTACTCAATTGAAAGCATCTCATTTTCCTATGACACGAAAGATAACACAACATTTCCCGATGCTAAAGAGAAAG GAGTGTTCACTGTTTATGAACTTGTGACATTCAGAATCCCATTGGATGACATCTTCAGATGCAATAGTGTATTGACCTTAGAAAAGCATGATGTTGGCCAGCGCTATTGGGATGTTCATGTGCAAGCTTTTGTCCAAAATGGCACAGTGAGCACAAAAG AGTTTCTGTGTGATAAAGATAAAACTTCAACCACTGTGGTGCCCATTGTTCCCACCACTTTGCCATCTCCTACTACAACACCTACTCCAAAGGAAAAACCAGAGACTGGATCCTATTCGGTTAAAAATGGCAATGACACTTGTCTTCTGGCTACAATGGGGCTGCAGCTGAACATAACCCAAGATAAG GTCACTTCAATTATTAACATCAACCCCAATACAACGGACTTCACTGGCAGCTGCCATTCTCAGACCGCTGTACTTAGGCTGAACAGCAGCAACATTAAGTATCTTGACTTTGTCTTTGCTGTG aaaaatgaaaaccgaTTCTATTTGAAGGAAGTGAATGTCAGCATGTATTTGGTTAATGGATCTG ttttcAGCTTTGGAAATAACAATCTCAGCTACTGGGATGCCCCCCTGGGAAGTTCTTACATGTGCAGGAAAGAGCAGACGGTTTCAGTGTCTGAAGCATTTCAGATAAATACCTTTGATCTAAGGGTTCAGCCTTTCAATGTAATAAAAGGAAAGTATT CTACAGCCCAGGAGTGTTCGCTGGATGATGACACCATTCTAATACCAATTGTAGTTGGTGCTGGTCTTTCAGGCTTGATTATCGTTATAGTGATTGCTTACCTAATTGGCAGAAGAAAGAGTTATGCTGGATATCAGACTCTGTAA